The DNA window TTTTTATTAATTTTATTAATGAAGTGTCATTAACTAAAGACATTAATAAATTAGTGTTAAATTTTAGTGCTGAAGAAGAGTTGGATAATCCCATTAGGATAATAAAAATTTATTGAAAATCTCATGGCAATGTTTATATTTTTTTCAATTAAGGAATGAGGGATTTTGCGAGGAGGTTTCAATGGAGATCGGGCTTTTGGGATTCCTTGCAAGTGTGATGGCGGGCTTGGCCACGGGAGTCGGCTCCCTGCCGGTATTCCTCTTCAGAAGATTCTCAGATGACTTGTTAGATGTCCTTCTGGGCTTCGCAGCTGGGGTGATGCTGGCTGCCACCGCCTTCAGCCTTCTGGTTCCAGCCATGAATCTAGGCGGACCACTGACAGCCACCTTGGGTTTACTTGTTGGCGCTGCTTTCCTACATTTCATCGACCTTTTAATCCCCCATCTCCATCCCGTGGCGGGTGTTGAGGGGCCTCCATCAAGGCTCCCGAGGCTATGGCTCTTCATCATAGCCATGACCATCCACAATTTTCCTGAGGGGCTTGCAGTGGGCGTGAGCTTCGGGGCAGGTGTGGTTTCAAGGGGGCTGATCGTTGCAACGGCCATCGGGCTTCAAAATGCCCCTGAGGGGTTGGCGGTAGCCATACCACTCCTGAGAGAAGGGTATAGCAGGGGAAGAGCCCTGGGCTATGCTACTTTGACGGGGCTTGTGGAGCCCTTAGGAGGCCTCTTAGGAATAGTTCTCGTATCTATAGCCCACTCCATATTGCCCTGGGGACTATCATTCGCCGCTGGGGCCATGCTCTTCATAGTTATAGACGAGATGATACCGGAGAGCCACAGGAAAGGATTCGGGAGGAAGGCAACATTTGGACTGATAATTGGCTTTACTCTGATGATGGTTCTGGATAGTTTATTCACTTGAACTTGGAATTTTGCTCATCCTTATAGAGATGAAATAAATAGAGGTTACATTAAAAATTCAATTTCTATATTAAAACTTTTTCTCTTAACTTCTTCTTCAATTTCTTTCTCCCTTTTAACGAATAGAGCTTCACAGTTGAAGATCTTTGCAAGGGAGAGAGTGAAACAATCAGGCAAAGATAAGGCCCTTTCACACTTTAACTTAGCAACTTCATTCATTAGAACATTAGTTTCTATAATATTTATCATATTTGACTCCAATAAGTATCTTCTCTTTTCCTCTGCGATTTTCGATCTAAGCTTCCTGCAGAGAACATATTCCATCTCTACCAAGGCCATTTCAGAGCAAAAGGCTAAAACCCTTTCTCTAAGTATTTCATCCTTCAGCTTTCTA is part of the Candidatus Bathyarchaeota archaeon genome and encodes:
- a CDS encoding ZIP family metal transporter, with translation MEIGLLGFLASVMAGLATGVGSLPVFLFRRFSDDLLDVLLGFAAGVMLAATAFSLLVPAMNLGGPLTATLGLLVGAAFLHFIDLLIPHLHPVAGVEGPPSRLPRLWLFIIAMTIHNFPEGLAVGVSFGAGVVSRGLIVATAIGLQNAPEGLAVAIPLLREGYSRGRALGYATLTGLVEPLGGLLGIVLVSIAHSILPWGLSFAAGAMLFIVIDEMIPESHRKGFGRKATFGLIIGFTLMMVLDSLFT
- a CDS encoding PIN domain-containing protein: MSKGSEGLSRKALDGGVLIALAIDDPAARKLKDEILRERVLAFCSEMALVEMEYVLCRKLRSKIAEEKRRYLLESNMINIIETNVLMNEVAKLKCERALSLPDCFTLSLAKIFNCEALFVKREKEIEEEVKRKSFNIEIEFLM